The Brachyspira aalborgi genome has a segment encoding these proteins:
- a CDS encoding RluA family pseudouridine synthase produces the protein MQSLKELTEYINPLYEDNHLIVAVKPPNIPTQKDKSGDISFFEYVKDYIKLKYNKSGNIFLGLVHRLDRPVSGIMVFAKTSKAAGRLSESIRERKFEKIYYAVVNGIFLDKTGILENYIIKKSNKLGNIAQIVFENTKNSKFAKLKYEVIEENIIKNLSLVKVELETGRFHQIRVQFSNIGHTIYGDRKYGNYIKYDKSDILLALFSKSLKFPHPVKDEIVFIEADLPNYKPYNLFS, from the coding sequence ATGCAATCCTTAAAAGAATTAACCGAATATATAAATCCATTGTATGAAGATAATCATTTAATAGTAGCCGTAAAACCTCCAAATATTCCAACGCAAAAAGACAAAAGCGGAGATATTTCATTTTTTGAATATGTGAAAGATTATATAAAATTAAAATATAATAAAAGCGGAAATATATTTTTAGGCTTGGTTCATAGATTGGATAGACCCGTTTCGGGAATTATGGTATTTGCTAAAACTTCAAAAGCGGCGGGAAGATTGAGCGAATCTATAAGAGAGAGAAAATTTGAAAAAATATATTATGCGGTTGTTAATGGAATTTTTTTAGATAAAACGGGAATATTAGAAAATTATATTATTAAGAAATCAAATAAATTGGGAAATATAGCCCAAATAGTTTTTGAAAATACTAAAAATTCAAAATTTGCCAAATTAAAATACGAAGTTATAGAAGAAAATATTATTAAAAATTTAAGCCTCGTGAAAGTAGAACTTGAAACGGGAAGATTTCACCAAATAAGAGTTCAATTTTCAAATATCGGACATACGATTTACGGCGATAGAAAATACGGAAATTATATTAAATACGATAAAAGCGATATTTTGCTTGCATTATTTTCAAAAAGTTTGAAATTTCCGCATCCTGTGAAAGACGAAATTGTATTTATTGAAGCCGATTTGCCAAATTATAAACCTTATAATTTATTTTCATAA
- a CDS encoding acetylxylan esterase: MLFDLSLDKLKEYKGSSKEPKDFDSFWKRTLKENSHNADAKYKLKNDYYLKLFDVWEVNFAGFGGHRIYGWYIAPKNAKGRLTCVMYYPGYGGGRDFPFKYLLYPSAGYSTFVMEARGQGTEGANGGSVTYDPVGSGPHSDGFMTKGILNKDEYYYRRVFIDSLKAIEAAKQHELTDKIVISGASQGGGMSLAATALSGFANIKVEASLIDVPFLCDYRRAATIVDTYPYHQIARYCLSDRSKENQVFETLTYFDGVFFAKRCKVKALFSTALMDMICPPSTVFAAYNNYAGKKDIVVYTFNGHEGGDNEHNQKKLAFLNKNKI; this comes from the coding sequence GAACTCTAAAAGAAAATTCTCATAACGCTGACGCTAAATACAAATTAAAGAATGATTATTATTTAAAATTATTCGATGTATGGGAAGTTAATTTTGCTGGTTTCGGCGGGCATCGTATATACGGTTGGTATATAGCGCCTAAAAATGCCAAAGGACGATTAACTTGCGTTATGTATTATCCTGGCTATGGCGGAGGAAGAGATTTTCCTTTTAAGTATTTATTGTATCCATCAGCTGGTTATTCTACTTTTGTTATGGAAGCGAGAGGACAAGGAACTGAAGGAGCAAACGGCGGAAGCGTGACTTATGACCCTGTAGGTTCTGGACCGCATTCCGATGGTTTTATGACAAAAGGAATATTAAATAAAGACGAATATTATTACAGAAGAGTATTTATTGATTCTCTTAAAGCTATTGAAGCCGCTAAACAACATGAACTAACGGATAAAATAGTTATAAGCGGAGCGAGTCAAGGAGGCGGAATGTCTCTTGCAGCTACAGCTTTATCGGGATTTGCAAATATAAAAGTTGAAGCTTCTTTAATCGATGTTCCATTTTTATGCGATTATAGAAGAGCTGCTACGATTGTAGACACATATCCATATCATCAAATTGCAAGATATTGTTTATCCGATAGAAGTAAAGAGAATCAAGTATTTGAAACATTAACATATTTTGACGGAGTATTTTTTGCAAAAAGATGCAAAGTTAAAGCTTTATTTTCAACCGCTTTAATGGATATGATATGTCCGCCTTCTACAGTATTTGCCGCTTATAATAATTATGCTGGAAAAAAAGATATCGTAGTATATACTTTCAACGGACATGAAGGAGGCGATAACGAACATAATCAGAAAAAGTTAGCTTTTTTGAATAAGAATAAAATTTAA